From the Bos javanicus breed banteng chromosome 7, ARS-OSU_banteng_1.0, whole genome shotgun sequence genome, the window CCCATATTCCTCTTCTTGAGGTTTTGACCTTTTAGAATAAAGAGAAGCCCAACTGTTTGCACTTTTAATAAACTTCCAAGTGATGGATTATTCACCTTTgagattatttctttaattatagTTACCAAAAGTATTCAGGTGTTTTAACACcctaatcaaaagcagagacattactttgccaacaaaggtccatctagtccaggctatggtttttcctgtggtcatgtatggatgtgagagttggactgtgaagaaggctgagcgccgaagaattgatgcttttgaactgtggtgttggagaagactcttgagagtcccttggactgcaaggagatccaaccagtccattctgaagatcagccctgggatttctttggaaggaatgatgctgaagctgaaactccagtactttggccacctcatgcaaagagttgactcactggaaaagactctgatgctgggagggattgggggcaggaggagaaagggacaacagaggatgagatggctggatgacatcactgactcgatggacgtgagtctgggtgaactccgggagttggtgatggacagggaggcctggcgtgctgtgattcagggggtcgcaaagagtcagacacgactgagtgactgaactcactgACTGACTGAACCCACTAATCAACCAAAAACAGAAAGGGTATTTTAATAAAGATAATATTACTTAACATTTTTTTGACTGAAATATTCATGATTACAAACCATATTAGGTTTTCTATTATCGAACACACAATTAAGGTAGGTTTTCAATTGTCAATGTTtaattgaagaaagaaaaaaggaatcttTTTCATTGGTGGGTTCTTAGAGTTGGAAAAATTCTCCAACAATCTACATTCTGTCTTGTGTATTACTGAAGGCTTAGTCTGGTCATCTAGGAATTTAAAGCCCTGTTTTAGAAGACTAATTGGTTGTAGAATCCATAGAAAAACAGGATTACAATAAAAGCCATAGGAATTTGTGGCTGAGGCAGAGTCAGCAACGACCCCAATGACTAAAATCAAATCTTCCATCTTctctgtaaagaaagaaagagaaagaaaaattattttaaaaagtatttaaaattgccTGACTATTGCACTAAGTGCTTCTCCATGAGGAGACTGACTGTGACAGAGCTAGGAGGGCTGCGCTCCATAAGCAGCAGGGCCCCTTCCAGGCCCCTACTCTGCACAGGTCCTCCTGACCCCCTGGGGCTACTTGACTCTTCCTACATGTTCCCTCCTGACTCAGCCTTGGAACCCACCCAGACCTCAGGAAGAGGATTAGAGATTGTATTCCTGGTTCTCTAAAAGTAGAAGCCCATCTGGGGATTCAGTGAGTAGAAACACCAgtgagagaaactgaggcaggaagtAGGATGGCTGGCTGAACCTTTAGACTGGGAACACCtgcagagggaaggaggcaggaagggaggtTAGGTTGAAGTGTCCTAGATTGCCCTGTTCTCTGAGGAAAGTTTGGAGTCTTGTCATGGAGTTCAGGGGACAAAGTGAACCATCAGAGGAGTTcctttctgacataaattgtaatGGATTTAAATTTCTAAAGGCAGTAGAGTTTCTTGCTCAGTTATGCTCCCTGTAGCTTGGAGCTACATCATAGAGGTTATTATTCAACCTCTGGAGTTAAGAATTACATTATACTGGCCATCAGACTGCCAGTATTAAGTCAAGCAATTAAATCAAGTAAATGTAGTTGGTTTATACATGTAGGAAACATCCAGCAGGAATATACTTCAAGgtcaaataaaaactatttttatgaaTGAGACTTCAGGCAAAGATACCAGTGTGTTTCTGTGGCTTTTACAGGAAAGAACAGTTATTTTCCATGTTTACTGTGCCTTGGCTATCAGAAACATGGATGTTcctattattttctgattttgtctTCATTGTTTTTGAAGAGGCAATAGTGAGTTTTTTGTTCTTACATTTTTTCACTGCAGAAAACGCATTTATTGGAGTACGTTTTGCCATTTGTTGCACAGACTGGATCCATTTCTCTGCTACAAAAATGTAATTGACGAATATATATACTACACTCTGGCTGTTAAACATAAACAGACAACATAATATTTTTCAGGTAACGAATTTCTTGAATAAAATGTTCTTTGTTCTTAATACATCATGgtatatatcaaaatgaaatatAGTCTATattgaagtttaaaaatagacACAAGTTACTCACATATAAAAaatgctgtacagtagaaaccaacacaacactggaaTGCAACTATCCCAACTATAAAAAAGTGAATTTGTTATAATTCTCCTGTTTTTCTCAATAGTTTCACTATTAGATAATCTGATACTCCCAGATTACTACTGTATATGtattctttcatatatattagTGTTTATAAATGTGTACTtaaccatatacatatatatatatatatatataatttggttAGTAATGGCAGTGTTGgtaatttacataaataaatagaagtgTGTGTATATTGACataagctgcttttttttttttaatatataatacctAAATTCTTATTGGAACATAGGAATGCTCATTCACTTACTTACTGCTATATGAGCTGACTTTTAGCATGTTTAAATATATTcatctgtttagttgctcagaaatgtagttgattttctTCACCTCTGTATAATATTTCACTCTGAGgttttatgaaaattattattttatattcctcCTATaagtggaaatttttttttagctaCTTTAATTTTAGCCTTTCTCTTTTCTAGGGTAAACAACTCTACTTTAAACACCACTTAACTACTTTCAGATTATGGTATATAACAAAGTTTATGCCCAATAATAAAATTTTGAGTAAGGGATATTTTTACCTTG encodes:
- the LOC133251455 gene encoding sperm-associated acrosin inhibitor-like isoform X2, coding for MSFFSSWIIAILIIGLAFPLYCETSFASSRKMREMREAPECSIYIRQLHFCSREMDPVCATNGKTYSNKCVFCSEKIEDGRFDFSHWGRC